One Streptococcus sp. zg-86 DNA window includes the following coding sequences:
- the accD gene encoding acetyl-CoA carboxylase, carboxyltransferase subunit beta, whose translation MALFRKKDKYIRINPNRSLINTTSQNKPEVPDALFSKCPACKRLIYQKELGQEKMCQHCSYTFRISAYERLALTVDEGTFEELFTGIETTNPLNFPQYTEKLAAVRAKTGLDEAVLTGKAEILGQEVALGIMDASFIMASMGTVVGEKITRLFEYATEQQLPVVLFTASGGARMQEGIMSLMQMAKISATVKRHSNAGLFYLTILTDPTTGGVTASFAMEGDIILAEPQALVGFAGRRVIETTVREQLPDDFQKAEFLQEHGFVDAIVKRQALRETIGYLVRLHGGKR comes from the coding sequence ATGGCTTTATTTAGAAAAAAGGATAAATACATTCGCATCAATCCCAATCGATCGCTCATTAACACAACTTCTCAGAATAAGCCCGAAGTGCCGGATGCCCTATTTTCAAAATGTCCTGCCTGCAAACGTCTGATTTATCAGAAAGAGTTGGGTCAGGAGAAAATGTGCCAGCATTGTTCCTACACCTTTCGCATTAGTGCCTATGAGCGTCTGGCCTTAACTGTTGATGAGGGAACATTTGAAGAATTGTTTACAGGTATTGAAACGACCAATCCTCTCAATTTCCCCCAGTATACCGAAAAGTTAGCAGCAGTCCGTGCGAAAACAGGTTTGGATGAAGCGGTATTGACAGGAAAGGCAGAGATTTTAGGTCAGGAAGTAGCACTCGGTATTATGGATGCCTCCTTTATCATGGCTAGTATGGGGACCGTGGTCGGCGAAAAAATCACCCGTTTGTTTGAATATGCGACAGAGCAACAGTTGCCGGTCGTCCTTTTTACAGCTTCGGGCGGTGCTCGGATGCAGGAAGGGATTATGAGCCTCATGCAAATGGCAAAGATTTCTGCAACTGTTAAGCGCCATTCCAATGCAGGTTTGTTCTATTTGACCATTTTGACCGATCCAACGACAGGTGGGGTAACCGCCTCCTTTGCTATGGAGGGTGACATTATCCTAGCTGAGCCACAAGCCTTAGTAGGCTTTGCGGGCCGTCGTGTGATTGAAACGACTGTTCGAGAGCAGCTACCAGATGATTTTCAAAAGGCTGAATTTTTACAAGAACATGGATTTGTCGATGCGATTGTCAAGCGGCAAGCATTACGGGAAACCATTGGCTACCTAGTCCGATTGCATGGAGGAAAGAGATGA
- a CDS encoding acetyl-CoA carboxylase carboxyl transferase subunit alpha, protein MTEIAKIIRQARDQARLTSLDYARLLLDDFMELHGDRQFRDDGAVIGGVGFLGGEPVTVVGIQKGKSLQDNLKRNFGQPHPEGYRKALRLMKQAEKFGRPILTLINTAGAYPGIGAEERGQGEAIARNLMEMSDLKVPIIALIIGEGGSGGALALAVADRVWMLENAIYAVLSPEGFASILWKDASRAMEAAKLMKITSYELLEMGVVDKVISEKGSQTEVVEVLKEELIASFAELQSRSREQLVAERYERFRKY, encoded by the coding sequence ATGACGGAGATAGCAAAAATCATTCGGCAGGCACGTGATCAGGCTCGATTGACCAGTCTGGACTATGCGCGTCTGCTCCTAGATGACTTTATGGAATTGCATGGTGATCGTCAATTTCGTGATGACGGTGCGGTCATCGGTGGAGTCGGTTTTTTGGGTGGAGAGCCTGTGACAGTTGTGGGCATCCAAAAAGGGAAAAGCTTGCAGGATAATCTCAAGCGCAATTTTGGTCAGCCACATCCAGAAGGGTATCGAAAGGCCTTGCGCTTGATGAAGCAGGCTGAGAAATTTGGTCGGCCAATTCTGACGTTGATTAATACGGCTGGAGCCTATCCAGGAATCGGTGCGGAAGAGCGTGGCCAAGGGGAGGCGATTGCTCGTAATCTCATGGAAATGAGTGATTTAAAGGTTCCCATTATTGCTCTGATCATCGGTGAGGGGGGATCAGGTGGCGCACTCGCCCTAGCAGTAGCAGACCGAGTCTGGATGTTAGAGAATGCAATCTATGCAGTGCTTAGTCCAGAGGGATTTGCCTCTATTTTATGGAAAGATGCCAGTCGTGCTATGGAAGCTGCCAAGCTCATGAAAATCACCTCCTATGAGTTATTGGAAATGGGAGTGGTTGACAAGGTTATTTCAGAAAAAGGCAGTCAAACAGAAGTTGTGGAAGTCTTGAAAGAAGAGTTGATTGCTAGCTTTGCAGAGTTACAATCTCGTTCAAGAGAACAATTAGTCGCAGAACGGTATGAGCGTTTCCGAAAATATTAA
- the serS gene encoding serine--tRNA ligase, which yields MLDIKRIRADFDGVATKLATRGVATETLAQIKELDAKRREVLVKVEELKAERNTVSAEIAQAKRNKENADDKIAAMQTLSATIKELDAELLAIDEELQAILVILPNTPHDSVPVGADEEENVEVRRWGTPREFDFEPKAHWDLGEDLDILDWERGAKVTGARFLFYKNLGARLERALYNFMLDEHIAEGYQEIITPYMVNHDSMFGTGQYPKFKEDTFELDQTNFVLIPTAEVPLTNYYRDEILDGKDLPIYFTAMSPSFRSEAGSAGRDTRGLIRLHQFHKVEMVKFAKPEESYEELEKMTANAENILQKLGLPYRVLALCTGDMGFSAAKTYDLEVWIPAQNTYREISSCSNTEDFQARRAQIRYRDEADGKVKLLHTLNGSGLAVGRTVAAILENYQNADGSVTIPEVLRPYMGGAEIIAPK from the coding sequence ATGTTAGATATCAAACGTATTCGTGCCGATTTTGACGGTGTCGCTACAAAACTCGCAACCCGTGGAGTAGCAACTGAAACCCTAGCTCAAATCAAAGAACTCGATGCCAAACGCCGTGAGGTATTGGTCAAGGTAGAAGAGCTCAAGGCCGAGCGCAATACCGTATCAGCTGAAATTGCCCAAGCAAAGCGTAACAAGGAAAATGCAGACGATAAGATTGCAGCCATGCAAACACTCTCTGCAACGATCAAGGAACTCGATGCTGAACTCCTTGCAATAGACGAGGAATTACAAGCTATTCTCGTCATCTTACCAAATACACCCCATGATAGCGTACCAGTTGGGGCAGACGAAGAAGAAAATGTCGAAGTGCGTCGTTGGGGAACACCGCGCGAATTCGACTTTGAACCAAAAGCGCACTGGGATCTAGGGGAGGACTTGGATATTCTTGACTGGGAACGTGGAGCCAAGGTAACCGGCGCTCGCTTCCTCTTCTATAAGAACCTCGGTGCTCGCTTGGAACGTGCCCTCTATAACTTCATGCTTGATGAGCATATCGCTGAAGGTTATCAGGAAATCATCACTCCTTACATGGTCAACCACGATTCTATGTTTGGAACAGGGCAATATCCAAAATTCAAGGAAGATACCTTTGAACTTGACCAAACCAACTTTGTCCTTATCCCAACAGCCGAAGTACCGCTTACCAACTACTACCGTGATGAAATTTTAGACGGTAAAGACTTGCCTATTTACTTCACCGCTATGAGCCCATCTTTCCGTTCAGAAGCTGGCTCTGCTGGCCGTGACACTCGTGGTTTGATTCGCCTGCACCAATTCCATAAAGTTGAAATGGTCAAATTTGCCAAACCAGAAGAATCTTACGAAGAACTAGAGAAAATGACAGCCAACGCAGAAAACATCCTTCAAAAACTAGGACTTCCTTACCGCGTTCTTGCTCTTTGCACAGGCGACATGGGCTTCTCCGCTGCGAAGACCTACGATTTAGAAGTCTGGATTCCTGCCCAAAATACCTACCGTGAAATTTCTAGCTGCTCTAATACTGAAGATTTCCAAGCACGCCGTGCCCAAATCCGCTACCGTGATGAGGCAGATGGTAAGGTCAAACTCCTTCATACCTTAAACGGTTCAGGACTGGCTGTAGGTCGTACTGTCGCTGCCATTCTTGAAAACTACCAAAACGCAGACGGCTCTGTGACTATTCCAGAAGTCCTTCGACCATACATGGGCGGGGCAGAAATCATTGCACCGAAATAA
- a CDS encoding DUF956 family protein, whose translation MAQSQNKQVDFQTTGVSYLGIGGKVGKFLVGDKALEFYADANVEDYIQIPWENVLQIGANVSGKNVSRHFQVFTDQGKFLFASKDAGSILKHARNYIGNEKVVKLPTLLQTIGHFFKNLFAKK comes from the coding sequence ATGGCACAATCGCAAAATAAACAGGTCGATTTTCAGACAACTGGTGTTTCCTACCTTGGCATCGGAGGAAAAGTCGGCAAATTTTTAGTTGGTGACAAGGCTCTAGAATTCTACGCCGATGCCAATGTGGAAGACTATATCCAAATCCCTTGGGAAAATGTCCTACAAATTGGTGCAAATGTTTCTGGAAAAAATGTCAGCCGGCATTTCCAAGTCTTTACCGATCAGGGGAAATTTCTTTTTGCCTCTAAAGATGCTGGTAGCATTCTCAAACATGCTAGAAACTATATTGGTAATGAAAAAGTCGTTAAATTACCCACTCTTTTACAAACAATCGGTCACTTTTTTAAAAATCTATTTGCCAAAAAGTAA
- a CDS encoding PTS system mannose/fructose/sorbose family transporter subunit IID → MSEKLQLSVNDRKKVWWRSQFLQASWNFERMQNLGWAYSLVPALKKLYTNKEDQAAALKRHMEFFNTHPYVAAPIIGVTLALEEERANGADIDDAAIQGVKIGMMGPLAGIGDPVFWFTVRPILGSLGASLALTGNIIGPLLFFIAWNLIRMSFLWYTQEIGYKAGSEITKDMSGGILQDITKGASILGMFILAVLAQRWVSINFAFKVSEVPLAKEAYIHWDQLPAGSEGIRQAFEQVGQGLSQTPTKVTTFQDNLNGLIPGFMNLLLTFLCMWLLKKKVSPITIIIGLFIVGILARVAGIM, encoded by the coding sequence ATGTCAGAAAAACTACAACTTTCCGTAAACGACCGTAAAAAAGTATGGTGGCGTTCACAATTTCTTCAGGCTTCTTGGAACTTCGAGCGTATGCAAAACTTGGGTTGGGCTTACTCTTTAGTACCTGCTCTTAAAAAATTATACACGAACAAAGAAGATCAAGCTGCGGCTCTGAAACGCCACATGGAATTCTTCAATACGCACCCATACGTAGCTGCTCCTATTATCGGTGTGACACTTGCTCTTGAAGAAGAACGTGCAAATGGTGCGGACATTGACGATGCTGCAATCCAAGGGGTAAAAATCGGTATGATGGGACCTCTTGCTGGTATCGGTGACCCAGTCTTCTGGTTTACTGTTCGCCCAATCCTTGGTTCTCTTGGTGCCTCTCTTGCCCTTACAGGAAACATCATCGGCCCACTTCTCTTCTTCATCGCATGGAACTTGATTCGTATGTCCTTCTTGTGGTACACGCAAGAAATCGGCTACAAGGCTGGTTCTGAAATTACCAAAGACATGTCAGGTGGTATCTTGCAAGACATCACAAAAGGAGCTTCTATCCTTGGTATGTTTATCCTTGCTGTCTTGGCACAACGTTGGGTATCTATCAACTTTGCCTTCAAAGTATCTGAAGTGCCACTTGCGAAAGAAGCATACATCCATTGGGATCAATTGCCAGCTGGTAGCGAAGGAATTCGCCAAGCCTTTGAACAAGTTGGTCAAGGACTTTCACAAACTCCTACTAAGGTCACAACCTTCCAAGATAACTTGAATGGTTTGATTCCAGGATTCATGAACTTGCTCCTTACCTTCCTATGTATGTGGTTGTTGAAGAAAAAAGTTTCTCCAATCACTATCATCATTGGACTCTTTATCGTTGGTATCCTTGCTCGTGTAGCAGGTATCATGTAA
- a CDS encoding PTS mannose/fructose/sorbose transporter subunit IIC, which produces MSLLSMILVVVVAFLAGMEGVLDQFQFHQPIVACTLVGLVTGNLAAGVALGGALQLVALGWSNIGAAIAPDAALASIAAAIILVKGGDFSQGAISVAQGIAIPLAIAGLFLTMLVRTASVALVHGADAAAEKGNFAAIERYHLIALSLQGLRIAIPAALLLAIPAESVQAMLNLMPEWLKGGMQVGGGMVVAVGFAMVINMMATREVWPFFAIGFVLAAVTQITLIGFGALGVAIALIYLHLSKTGGNGGGGATSNDPIGDILEDY; this is translated from the coding sequence ATGTCATTACTTTCAATGATTTTGGTCGTCGTAGTTGCATTCCTTGCTGGTATGGAAGGTGTCCTCGACCAATTCCAATTTCACCAACCAATCGTTGCTTGTACCCTTGTCGGTCTTGTAACAGGTAACCTTGCAGCTGGTGTTGCACTTGGTGGTGCACTTCAACTTGTCGCTCTCGGCTGGTCTAACATCGGAGCTGCTATCGCTCCTGATGCTGCTCTTGCTTCTATTGCTGCTGCTATCATCCTTGTAAAAGGTGGCGACTTCTCACAAGGAGCTATCAGCGTTGCTCAAGGGATTGCTATCCCTCTTGCGATTGCAGGTCTTTTCCTTACAATGCTCGTTCGTACTGCTTCTGTTGCTCTTGTGCACGGAGCTGATGCTGCTGCTGAAAAAGGAAACTTCGCTGCAATTGAACGCTACCACTTAATCGCTCTTTCACTTCAAGGACTTCGTATCGCGATTCCTGCCGCTCTGCTTCTTGCGATTCCTGCTGAGTCTGTCCAAGCTATGCTTAACCTCATGCCTGAGTGGCTCAAAGGCGGTATGCAAGTCGGTGGTGGTATGGTAGTAGCTGTTGGTTTTGCTATGGTTATTAACATGATGGCAACCCGCGAAGTATGGCCATTCTTTGCGATTGGTTTCGTACTTGCTGCTGTCACTCAAATCACCCTTATCGGTTTTGGTGCTCTTGGTGTTGCCATCGCCCTTATCTACCTTCACCTTTCAAAAACAGGTGGAAATGGTGGCGGAGGTGCTACCTCTAACGACCCAATCGGCGATATCTTAGAAGATTACTAA
- a CDS encoding PTS sugar transporter subunit IIB — translation MSIGIIIASHGEFAAGIHQSGSMIFGEQEKVQVVTFMPNEGPDDLYAKFNDAVATFDANDEILVLADLWSGSPFNQASRVMGENPDRTFAIITGLNLPMLIQAYTERMMDANAGVAAVAANIIKESKDGIKALPEELNPVEEAAAAPTVAVAQAAIPEGTVIGDGKLKINLARIDTRLLHGQVATAWTPDSKADRIIVASDSVAADSLRKELIKQAAPGNVKANVVPIQKLIDVAKDPRFGNTHALILFETPQDALRAIEGGVPIKTLNVGSMAHSTGKTMVNNVLSMDKEDVATFEKLRDLGVEFDVRKVPNDSKKDLFDLINKANVPH, via the coding sequence ATGAGTATCGGAATCATTATTGCAAGCCATGGTGAATTTGCTGCAGGTATTCATCAATCTGGTTCGATGATTTTTGGCGAACAAGAAAAAGTTCAAGTTGTAACCTTTATGCCAAACGAGGGGCCAGACGATTTATACGCTAAATTCAACGATGCCGTGGCTACTTTTGATGCGAATGACGAAATCTTGGTTCTTGCTGACCTATGGAGTGGGTCACCATTTAACCAAGCAAGTCGTGTTATGGGAGAAAATCCAGACCGCACCTTCGCTATCATTACTGGCTTGAATTTGCCAATGTTAATTCAAGCCTACACAGAACGGATGATGGATGCAAATGCAGGCGTTGCCGCTGTCGCTGCTAACATCATCAAAGAATCTAAAGACGGAATCAAAGCCCTTCCAGAAGAATTGAACCCTGTAGAAGAAGCAGCCGCTGCACCAACAGTTGCAGTCGCACAAGCTGCTATTCCTGAGGGAACAGTCATCGGAGATGGGAAATTAAAAATCAACCTTGCTCGTATTGACACACGCCTCTTGCACGGTCAAGTTGCAACTGCTTGGACACCTGATTCAAAAGCAGACCGAATCATCGTTGCTTCTGACTCAGTAGCTGCTGATTCACTTCGTAAAGAATTGATCAAACAAGCTGCACCAGGAAATGTCAAAGCAAATGTCGTACCAATCCAGAAATTGATTGACGTTGCAAAAGATCCTCGCTTCGGAAATACCCATGCCCTTATCTTATTTGAAACACCTCAAGATGCACTTCGTGCAATCGAAGGCGGTGTGCCAATCAAGACCTTGAATGTCGGCTCAATGGCGCATTCAACTGGTAAAACCATGGTCAACAATGTACTTTCTATGGACAAAGAAGATGTCGCAACCTTTGAAAAATTACGTGATTTAGGCGTTGAATTTGACGTTCGTAAGGTGCCAAACGACTCGAAGAAAGACTTGTTTGACTTAATCAACAAAGCAAATGTGCCCCACTAA
- a CDS encoding Cof-type HAD-IIB family hydrolase: MTKKMIALDLDGTLLNNNSQLSDLTIETIRQVQEAGHTVIIATGRPYRMARQYYQDLGLSTPMINFNGSLIHIPEQRWKWEKNILIDKHYLIDFLKEEERFEADFIAGEYKNKFFITQNYLDHFNPALLGVEQITPDTLMKPERITTDPHSILMQTRATDKYALADEISHHFNNELEINTWGGPLNILETCAKGVTKASALSYLLDHYRMDAKDLIAFGDEQNDVQMLSLAGIGYAMKNASDTLLPHADRLTELTNDQDGVARELRKLFLD, translated from the coding sequence ATGACAAAAAAAATGATTGCTCTCGATTTGGACGGAACCTTGTTAAACAACAATAGCCAATTAAGTGACCTTACTATTGAAACCATTCGACAGGTCCAAGAAGCAGGCCATACTGTAATTATCGCAACAGGTCGTCCCTACCGCATGGCACGCCAGTATTACCAAGATTTAGGACTTTCCACTCCCATGATAAATTTTAATGGCTCACTGATTCATATTCCTGAACAGCGCTGGAAATGGGAGAAAAATATTCTCATCGATAAGCATTATCTGATTGACTTTCTAAAAGAAGAAGAACGATTTGAAGCCGATTTTATTGCCGGAGAGTACAAAAATAAGTTTTTCATCACCCAAAATTATTTAGATCATTTCAATCCTGCTCTTCTAGGAGTCGAGCAAATTACCCCCGATACTCTGATGAAACCAGAACGTATTACAACAGATCCTCACTCTATCTTGATGCAGACACGAGCAACAGATAAATACGCCCTAGCCGATGAAATCAGCCACCATTTCAATAATGAGCTGGAAATCAATACTTGGGGTGGTCCTCTCAATATCCTTGAGACCTGTGCAAAGGGCGTTACCAAAGCCTCTGCCTTATCCTATCTCCTCGACCACTACCGTATGGACGCAAAGGATCTCATTGCCTTTGGCGATGAACAAAACGATGTCCAAATGCTCTCCCTAGCAGGTATTGGCTATGCCATGAAAAATGCAAGTGACACTCTTCTTCCACATGCTGATCGTCTGACAGAGTTAACAAATGACCAAGACGGCGTGGCAAGAGAGCTACGCAAACTATTTTTAGACTAA
- a CDS encoding NCS2 family permease, protein MDNYFGLKENGTTVSTEIMAGMTTFFAMSYILFVNPSVLSVAGMPSQAVFLATIIASAVSTLIMGLFANVPYALAPGMGLNAFFTYTVVIGLGFTWQEALAMVFLCGLFNIFITVTKVRKSIIKAIPVSLQHAIGGGIGVFVAYLGFKNANLITFLTSGSDIITVNGVAPADATADTFSNGVFSVFAGGGVVPAISTFTNPSVLLTVFGLILTAILVIKNVRGGILIGIIATTLAGIPIGVVDISSINFAENHIGSAFAELGTTFLAAFGGMASLFSNTERLPLVLMTIFAFSLSDTFDTLGTFIGTGRKTGIFSAEDEAALENGKGFNSKMDKALFADAIGTSIGAIFGTSNTTTYVESAAGISAGGRTGLTAVTTAVLFLLSILILPFVGIVPAAATAPALIIVGVMMVSSFLDVDWSNFEDALPAFFAAFFMALCFSISYGIAAAFIFYCLVKVSTGKTKEIHPILWGATALFILNFIILAIL, encoded by the coding sequence ATGGACAACTATTTTGGTCTAAAAGAAAATGGAACAACAGTTTCAACAGAAATAATGGCGGGTATGACGACCTTCTTTGCCATGTCCTATATCTTGTTTGTCAATCCAAGTGTACTTAGTGTAGCAGGAATGCCTTCTCAAGCGGTGTTCTTGGCAACTATTATTGCCAGCGCGGTTTCTACCTTAATCATGGGCTTATTTGCTAATGTTCCATATGCGCTAGCACCAGGGATGGGATTGAATGCCTTCTTTACTTATACCGTTGTTATCGGTCTTGGCTTTACTTGGCAGGAAGCTCTTGCTATGGTCTTCCTCTGTGGCTTGTTCAACATCTTTATCACGGTTACAAAGGTACGTAAGAGTATTATCAAGGCGATTCCAGTTAGCTTACAACATGCGATTGGTGGTGGTATTGGGGTTTTCGTTGCCTATCTTGGTTTCAAAAATGCTAACCTCATCACATTTTTAACGTCAGGTTCTGATATTATTACAGTCAATGGTGTGGCTCCTGCTGATGCAACAGCAGATACTTTCTCAAATGGTGTCTTTTCTGTTTTTGCAGGTGGTGGAGTTGTTCCAGCGATTTCAACCTTTACAAATCCTAGTGTTCTCTTAACCGTCTTTGGTTTGATTTTAACAGCTATCTTAGTTATTAAAAATGTTCGCGGTGGGATTCTTATTGGGATTATTGCAACAACTCTTGCGGGAATTCCAATCGGTGTAGTCGATATTTCTTCTATTAATTTTGCAGAAAATCATATCGGTAGTGCCTTTGCAGAATTGGGAACAACCTTCCTTGCAGCTTTTGGTGGCATGGCTTCTCTCTTCAGCAATACAGAACGCTTGCCATTGGTCCTTATGACAATTTTCGCTTTCAGTTTGTCTGATACCTTTGATACGCTTGGAACCTTTATCGGAACTGGTCGTAAGACAGGTATTTTCTCAGCAGAAGATGAAGCAGCTCTTGAAAACGGAAAAGGCTTCAATTCAAAAATGGATAAGGCCCTCTTTGCGGATGCCATTGGTACCTCTATAGGTGCGATTTTCGGAACTTCAAATACAACAACCTATGTGGAGTCTGCTGCAGGTATTTCAGCAGGTGGTCGAACTGGTTTGACAGCAGTTACGACAGCTGTCTTGTTCTTACTTTCTATTTTAATCTTGCCATTTGTAGGGATTGTTCCAGCCGCTGCAACTGCTCCAGCACTTATCATCGTTGGGGTCATGATGGTTTCTTCTTTCCTTGATGTGGATTGGAGCAACTTTGAAGATGCTCTACCAGCTTTCTTTGCAGCCTTCTTCATGGCACTTTGCTTCTCCATTTCATACGGAATTGCAGCAGCCTTTATCTTCTATTGCTTGGTCAAAGTATCAACTGGAAAGACGAAAGAAATTCACCCAATTCTTTGGGGAGCAACAGCTCTGTTCATTCTGAACTTCATTATCTTAGCCATTTTATAA
- the tsaE gene encoding tRNA (adenosine(37)-N6)-threonylcarbamoyltransferase complex ATPase subunit type 1 TsaE, producing MKSHNEEELIALGTRIGQQLQAGDVLVLTGDLGAGKTTLTKGIALGLEIQQMIKSPTYTIVREYEGRLPLYHLDVYRIGDDPDSIDLDDFLYGDGVTVIEWGELLEASLLHDFLTIVIEKTSFGRQLSLQAHGKRSQMLVEEIEHGTD from the coding sequence ATGAAAAGCCATAACGAAGAAGAATTAATTGCGCTAGGCACTCGGATTGGTCAGCAGTTGCAGGCAGGAGATGTCCTTGTTTTAACAGGAGACTTAGGGGCTGGAAAAACTACGCTAACCAAGGGAATTGCTCTAGGTCTTGAGATTCAGCAGATGATAAAAAGTCCGACTTATACCATTGTTCGTGAATATGAGGGGCGCCTGCCGCTTTATCATTTGGATGTTTATCGTATTGGAGATGATCCAGATTCGATTGACTTAGATGATTTTTTATATGGAGATGGTGTGACAGTGATTGAGTGGGGAGAGTTGTTAGAGGCTTCCCTCTTGCATGATTTTCTCACGATTGTGATTGAAAAGACTAGCTTTGGTCGCCAACTATCCTTGCAGGCTCATGGGAAACGCAGTCAAATGCTAGTAGAAGAGATTGAACATGGGACAGATTGA
- a CDS encoding GNAT family N-acetyltransferase, producing MGQIEKEIFFEQADSTHAAAFIDFMNQVAIETDFLVMDETGFQFTPDELAVIFENSLSSPNQLHLLALCGEEVIGAVTVRASKQYRISHIGNVFIALRKDYWGHGIGRILLEEVIEWAKSYGIIKRLELTVQARNERAVALYQKVGFEIEGTQKWGARTDEGEWLDLYYMGKLIDDK from the coding sequence ATGGGACAGATTGAGAAGGAAATCTTTTTTGAACAAGCTGACAGCACACATGCGGCAGCCTTTATTGATTTTATGAATCAGGTGGCAATTGAGACAGACTTTCTTGTTATGGATGAGACGGGTTTTCAGTTTACGCCAGATGAGCTAGCAGTTATTTTTGAAAATAGTCTGAGTAGTCCAAACCAACTTCATCTTCTTGCTTTATGCGGGGAAGAGGTGATTGGAGCGGTCACCGTTCGTGCTTCAAAGCAGTACCGAATCAGTCATATCGGGAATGTCTTTATCGCTCTACGAAAGGACTATTGGGGACATGGTATCGGACGTATTTTACTAGAAGAAGTGATTGAATGGGCAAAAAGCTACGGTATCATCAAACGGCTAGAGCTGACGGTTCAAGCTCGAAATGAGCGAGCTGTTGCCTTATATCAGAAGGTGGGTTTTGAAATAGAAGGCACTCAAAAATGGGGTGCAAGAACAGATGAAGGGGAATGGCTTGACCTGTATTATATGGGCAAGCTGATAGATGATAAATGA
- a CDS encoding LCP family glycopolymer transferase: MSIGKKIFLMLLAIIGLTVGAGALYATTVLNYSTESFSKTYKSIEGQEEDKVIEATEPLAVLLMGVDMDQASRGGNWEDGRSDSMILVTVNPKTQKTTMVSLTRDIMVEIANADGTSSRTVEKLNHSYSYGQAPMAIATVEKMLDININRYVEINMDGLIELVDAVGGITVNNTLGFPISISEHEPVYTSVVDPGVQHINGNQALVYSRMRYDDPEGDIGRQKRQREVIQAVVGKLLQLDGITQYKPILNAVSNNMRTNVAITPSSLPGLLGYKDSLKNIETYQLVGNGQLVDELYYQIPTSEELLEIQNVIKSSLGLPTSTELKTNVRVADSVASIPLINAYTGLPGVTAPIGGSTTFVGETGLDSSQ, translated from the coding sequence ATGAGTATTGGTAAGAAAATTTTTCTCATGCTACTCGCCATTATTGGCTTGACTGTCGGTGCGGGAGCATTATATGCAACAACTGTTTTGAATTATTCAACTGAGAGTTTTTCAAAAACCTATAAGTCCATCGAAGGACAAGAAGAGGACAAGGTCATTGAAGCAACAGAACCTCTTGCTGTTCTTCTGATGGGGGTTGATATGGACCAGGCTAGCCGTGGTGGGAACTGGGAAGATGGACGGAGCGATTCCATGATTTTGGTAACCGTTAATCCCAAGACCCAAAAGACGACAATGGTCAGTTTGACACGCGATATTATGGTTGAGATTGCAAATGCAGATGGAACGTCTAGCAGAACAGTAGAAAAACTGAACCATTCCTATAGTTATGGTCAAGCTCCGATGGCCATTGCAACGGTTGAAAAAATGCTTGATATTAACATTAATCGCTATGTTGAAATCAATATGGATGGTCTGATTGAGTTGGTTGATGCAGTTGGGGGCATTACGGTAAATAATACCTTAGGTTTTCCGATTTCAATCAGCGAGCATGAACCGGTCTATACTTCAGTTGTTGACCCAGGAGTTCAGCATATTAATGGAAATCAGGCTCTTGTATACTCTCGTATGCGTTATGATGATCCTGAAGGAGATATTGGTCGCCAAAAAAGGCAGCGTGAAGTGATTCAAGCGGTCGTTGGAAAGTTATTGCAACTAGACGGGATTACCCAATACAAGCCGATTTTAAATGCTGTTTCCAATAATATGCGTACCAATGTAGCCATTACTCCGTCAAGTTTGCCGGGCTTATTAGGCTATAAGGATTCCTTAAAGAATATTGAAACCTATCAGTTAGTCGGAAATGGTCAGTTAGTAGATGAACTATACTACCAAATTCCGACAAGTGAAGAATTGCTAGAAATTCAAAATGTCATTAAGAGTTCCCTAGGCTTACCGACGTCTACTGAATTGAAGACTAATGTTAGGGTAGCTGATTCGGTAGCTTCTATCCCATTAATTAATGCTTATACAGGTTTACCTGGAGTAACAGCTCCGATTGGAGGTAGCACCACATTTGTAGGAGAAACAGGACTTGATTCTTCACAATAA